One window of the Rosa rugosa chromosome 3, drRosRugo1.1, whole genome shotgun sequence genome contains the following:
- the LOC133739983 gene encoding dihydrolipoyllysine-residue acetyltransferase component 5 of pyruvate dehydrogenase complex, chloroplastic: MAHLLHTSFIPGSRTLARNPTTPVLISGRRSSSRSQVQAKIREIFMPALSSTMTEGKIVSWVKSEGDKLSKGESVVVVESDKADMDVETFYDGYLASIMVEEGGVAPVGSAIALLAETQDEIAEAKAKAKATSSSSSPPPQETKIPENAAPAAAPKAAAAAAPVVASTHPASEGGKRIVASPYAKKLAKELKVELGAVVGTGPMGRIVAKDVEAFAAAQAQAPAAASPPVPAAAASGIELGTVVPFTTMQGAVSRNMIESLSVPTFRVGYTITTNALDALYKKIKSKGVTMTALLAKATALALVQHPVVNSGCRDGKSFTYNSSINIAVAVAIDGGLITPVLQDADKVDIYTLSRKWKELVDKARAKQLQPHEYNTGTFTLSNLGMFGVDRFDAILPPGTGAIMAVGASQPNVVASKDGRIGMKNQMQVNVTADHRVIYGADLASFLQTLAKIIEDPKDLTF, encoded by the exons atgGCTCACCTTCTCCACACCTCCTTCATCCCCGGCTCCCGAACCCTCGCCCGCAACCCGACTACTCCGGTCCTCATCTCCGGCCGCCGCAGCAGCAGCAGGTCCCAAGTCCAGGCCAAGATCCGAGAAATCTTCATGCCGGCGCTCAGCTCCACCATGACCGAGGGCAAGATCGTGTCCTGGGTCAAGTCTGAGGGAGACAAGCTCTCCAAGGGCGAGAGCGTCGTCGTCGTCGAGTCCGATAAGGCTGACATGGACGTCGAGACTTTCTACGACGGATACTTGGCCTCCATTATGGTCGAGGAAGGCGGCGTTGCCCCCGTTGGCTCCGCTATTGCGCTCTTGGCCGAGACCCAAGACGAGATCGCTGAGGCCAAGGCCAAAGCCAAagccacttcttcttcttcatccccgCCTCCTCAGGAGACCAAAATTCCGGAAAATGCGGCTCCCGCGGCGGCCCCtaaggcggcggcggcggcagcTCCGGTGGTGGCTTCTACACATCCGGCTTCAGAGGGAGGGAAGAGAATCGTGGCGTCACCTTACGCGAAGAAGCTGGCGAAGGAGTTGAAGGTTGAGTTGGGGGCAGTAGTGGGAACTGGGCCAATGGGGAGGATTGTGGCCAAGGATGTTGAGGCTTTTGCCGCAGCTCAGGCTCAGGCTCCGGCCGCCGCATCGCCGCCTGTGCCGGCAGCGGCAGCATCAGGGATTGAGTTGGGGACTGTGGTGCCGTTTACTACCATGCAGGGCGCTGTGAGTAGGAACATGATTGAGAGTCTATCAGTGCCCACTTTCAGAGTAGGATACACTATCACCACTAATGCTCTGGATGCTCTCTACAAAAAG ATCAAGTCCAAGGGAGTTACCATGACAGCATTGTTGGCAAAGGCAACAGCACTTGCATTGGTTCAACATCCTGTTGTCAACTCTGGCTGTAGAGATGGTAAGAGTTTTACTTATAATAGCAGCATTAACATAGCAGTTGCTGTGGCAATCGATGGTGGGTTGATAACACCAGTGCTTCAGGATGCAGACAAG GTTGACATATATACGTTGTCAAGAAAGTGGAAGGAGTTAGTTGATAAGGCCAGGGCCAAGCAGCTGCAACCTCATGAATACAATACAG GTACTTTCACTCTTTCAAATCTTGGGATGTTTGGCGTTGACCGGTTTGATGCCATTCTGCCACCTGGAACT GGAGCAATCATGGCAGTTGGAGCATCTCAGCCTAATGTTGTGGCTTCCAAGGATGGTCGAATTGGTATGAAGAACCAAATGCAG GTAAATGTTACAGCTGATCATCGTGTAATTTATGGTGCTGATCTTGCTTCTTTCTTGCAAACCTTGGCAAAAATTATTGAGGACCCCAAAGATCTTACCTTCTAG
- the LOC133739982 gene encoding leucine-rich repeat receptor-like tyrosine-protein kinase PXC3, whose protein sequence is MFTWLSSQLRMARYGHNHHTSLFFYFFLFCYPLIPMALSELSSTERATMINISKSLNVSWNINSEPNPCLWKGVKCNPPTNSSVTQISLSKFSLSSSDFLPIVCQLESLQILDVSVNHLTTIPSEFLTACGKIDGLKRLNFSFNNLVFSLPDFVGFAGLESLDLSHNHLRGGIGSELDGLVGLRSLNLSFNNFTGTIPTLLGESMLLEELQLSVNAFQGKIPVEIAGYRNLTLIDLSTNHLSGSVPASFGELSKLEVLILSSNSLTGVIPESLSNITSLTRFAANLNNFTGAVPGGITKHLKNLDLSYNNLRGSIPSDLLSPSDLTTVDLSNNLLQGSIPTNLSQGLVRLRLGSNSLVGMIPSATLPLQNLVYLEMENNKLNGSIPPELGSCSKLALLNLAENRLSGALPVELGNLTSLQVLKLQSNNLAGGIPTAITKLTKLSVLNISMNALTGSIPTTISNLQNLINMNLQGNYLNGSIPNTIGSMSSLLELQLGHNSLSGNIPMMPISLQIVLNLSSNHFEGEIPNHLSRLGGLEILDLSNNKFSGQIPSFLSDQMGALTQLILSNNQLSGVIPNFNSWVVVNTTGNMGLFNATPPSSVKKGNSKALIIALAAVAGAVATGAITILAVSLSRHSYRVNDEQVESGEDVPLPEVLQGSLLTANAIHRSSIDFSTAMEAVSDPANIELKTRFSTYYKATMPSGSSYFVKKLNWSDKIFQLGSHDRFENDLQIFGKLSNSNVMTPLAYFTTVDSAYLFYEFAPKGTLFDALHCSSDNAMDWASRYSSAVGVAQGLAFLHGCTSGPILLLDLSSRSILLKSLKEPLIGDAELCKVIDPSKSTGSLSTVAGSVGYIPPEYAYTMRVTVAGNIYSFGVILLELLTGRPAVSEGIELANWVLTNSGQQDKILDLTISRTSSAVRSQMLAVLKVALGCVSVSPEARPRMKTVLRMLLNAR, encoded by the exons ATGTTTACCTGGCTTAGCTCACAGCTCAGAATGGCAAGGTATGGCCACAACCACCACACCTCtcttttcttctatttctttttgttttgttatccTCTTATTCCTATGGCCTTGTCTGAACTATCCTCAACCGAAAGAGCTACCATGATCAATATCTCCAAGAGTCTAAATGTTTCATGGAACATAAACAGTGAACCAAACCCATGTCTCTGGAAAGGAGTTAAGTGTAATCCACCCACCAACTCATCTGTAACCCAAATTTCCCTGTCCAAGTTTTCTCTATCTTCCTCAGATTTCCTCCCAATTGTTTGCCAACTTGAGTCTTTGCAGATTCTTGATGTGTCGGTAAACCATCTGACCACAATCCCATCTGAGTTTCTCACAGCCTGTGGAAAGATAGATGGGCTAAAGCGACTCAATTTCAGCTTTAACAATCTGGTCTTTTCTTTACCTGACTTTGTTGGTTTTGCTGGGTTGGAGTCGTTGGACCTTTCTCATAATCACCTGAGGGGAGGCATTGGCTCAGAGTTGGATGGATTGGTTGGGCTCAGAAGCTTGAACCTCAGCTTCAACAATTTTACTGGGACTATCCCTACCCTACTTGGGGAATCCATGCTCTTGGAGGAGCTTCAGCTTTCTGTGAATGCATTTCAAGGGAAAATTCCAGTTGAAATTGCAGGGTATCGCAATTTGACTCTGATTGATTTGAGCACAAATCATCTTTCTGGTTCAGTTCCTGCGAGTTTTGGAGAGCTATCCAAGTTGGAGGTTCTGATTCTATCTTCCAATAGCTTGACTGGTGTAATCCCAGAAAGCCTTTCCAATATCACAAGCCTCACGCGGTTTGCAGCAAATTTAAACAACTTCACTGGTGCAGTTCCTGGTGGAATTACGAAACATCTCAAGAATTTggacttgagttataataactTACGTGGATCGATTCCATCGGACCTTCTGTCTCCATCGGATTTGACGACTGTGGATTTGTCTAATAACTTGTTGCAGGGATCAATACCCACAAACCTGTCTCAGGGACTGGTTCGGTTGAGATTGGGAAGCAATTCACTTGTTGGGATGATACCCTCTGCAACACTCCCACTCCAGAACTTGGTGTACTTGGAAATGGAAAACAATAAGCTGAATGGTTCCATACCTCCTGAATTGGGTTCTTGCAGCAAATTGGCGCTGTTGAATTTGGCTGAGAATAGACTGTCTGGAGCTTTGCCGGTGGAGTTGGGAAACCTCACTAGTCTTCAAGTCTTGAAGCTTCAATCTAACAATCTTGCTGGAGGAATCCCAACTGCGATTACTAAACTAACGAAGTTGTCTGTTCTGAATATCAGCATGAATGCTCTGACTGGTTCAATACCAACAACCATTTCAAACTTGCAGAACCTTATCAACATGAACTTACAAGGCAACTATCTCAACGGTTCCATCCCCAACACTATTGGCTCCATGAGTTCTCTGTTGGAGCTCCAACTTGGTCACAATTCCTTGAGTGGTAACATTCCAATGATGCCAATATCTTTGCAGATTGTTTTGAATCTCAGCAGCAACCATTTTGAAGGAGAAATTCCTAATCATCTTTCCAGACTCGGTGGATTAGAAATTTTGGATCTATCTAACAACAAGTTCTCAGGTCAGATACCCTCATTTTTATCTGATCAAATGGGAGCATTGACACAGTTGATACTATCTAACAATCAGCTCTCTGGAGTTATTCCAAACTTCAATTCTTGGGTCGTGGTCAACACAACTGGAAATATGGGTTTGTTTAATGCTACCCCACCCTCATCGGTAAAGAAGGGAAATTCAAAGGCTTTGATAATTGCACTTGCAGCTGTAGCCGGTGCTGTTGCTACTGGAGCCATCACCATCCTTGCTGTATCACTATCACGGCACAGTTACAGGGTTAATGATGAACAAGTGGAGTCTGGGGAAGATGTTCCTCTTCCTGAGGTCCTCCAAGGTAGTCTCTTAACCGCCAACGCAATTCACAGATCAAGTATCGATTTCAGTACAGCCATGGAGGCAGTTTCTGACCCCGCAAACATTGAGCTCAAGACTAGGTTTTCAACTTACTACAAGGCCACAATGCCGTCTGGATCAAGCTACTTTGTCAAGAAACTCAACTGGAGTGACAAGATATTCCAATTGGGAAGCCATGACAGATTCGAGAACGATTTACAGATCTTTGGAAAACTGAGCAATTCCAATGTCATGACTCCTTTGGCCTATTTTACAACTGTTGACAGTGCTTATCTGTTCTATGAGTTTGCTCCAAAAGGCACCCTCTTTGATGCCCTTCATTGTAGCTCAGACAATGCCATGGATTGGGCAAGTAGATACAGTTCTGCGGTTGGAGTAGCTCAGGGTCTTGCTTTTCTTCATGGATGCACTTCAGGTCCAATACTCCTCCTAGACCTGTCAAGCCGAAGCATTTTGCTCAAGTCCCTCAAAGAGCCTCTTATTGGAGACGCCGAGCTCTGCAAAGTGATTGATCCCTCAAAGAGCACTGGAAGCCTTTCTACTGTTGCTGGTTCTGTTGGTTATATTCCTCCAG AGTATGCATACACTATGAGGGTTACAGTGGCCGGGAACATCTATAGCTTCGGGGTCATTCTCCTTGAATTGCTGACAGGAAGGCCAGCAGTTAGTGAAGGGATTGAGTTGGCCAATTGGGTACTAACTAACTCAGGGCAGCAAGATAAAATTCTTGATTTGACGATCAGCAGGACATCAAGTGCTGTCAGAAGCCAGATGCTAGCTGTACTGAAAGTTGCTCTTGGTTGTGTTAGTGTATCACCAGAAGCAAGGCCAAGAATGAAGACCGTTCTTAGGATGCTTCTGAACGCAAGATGA